The Romeriopsis navalis LEGE 11480 genome segment TAACAAATGCGAGAGCTGATCACATAGATCTTGTATGGAGTGAGCCACGATCGCTAACCGATAGGCAAAGTGGGATCGTCTCACGCTAGCGGTATAGCAGACATCAAGCAAACGCAACTCAGAACAATCACTTAAAAATTGGAAATAGTTCTGAACCAGATATTTCAATGAGGCTTCACTCTTAGCAGACAATAGCAACAGGGCAGGCTCCTGTGACGGAATAGTCGGTCGCCCGCGCGTTTGTTGTTCGGATTTCAGTGGTTCCGATTCAAGCAATGCTGCCGTCCTACCTTCAATAACGACATGAGCATTTGTGCCACCCAAACCAAAGGAACTCACCCCTGCAACGAAAGCATTATCCGTCAATGGCCAATCAGTCAGGCTTGTTGGAACTTCGATCGGTAATTGATCTAAGGCAAGATTGGGATTGGGCTGTTGGAAATGTAAGGTTGGCGGCAGCTTTTGATGCTTGAGTGCCAACGCAACTTTGAGCAAACCGGCAATCCCAGAGGCCGTTTCTGCATTCCCAATATTAGTTTTGACTGATCCAATTGCACAGCGGCTTTCGGGGGTACGATCGATCGCAACAACTTCGCCAATTGCTTTCAGTTCTAAAGCATCACCTAAGGATGTCGCAGAACCATTGGCCTCGATATATTGCACCTGTGCTGGCGAGATATTAGCCTGCTCATAGGCACGTTTTAGCAAACTTTTCTGAGATTGGGGATTCGGTGCGGTTAAGCCGTTACCACGGCCATTATGGTTCACTGCACTACCTTGGATAACACCATAGATCCGATCGCCATCAGCCTGGGCCTGGGCCAGCGGTTTTAAGATCACGACACCTACTGTCTCACCACGCACATAACCATCAGCATTCGCATCAAAGCTACAACAGCGACCCGCTGAAGATATTAATCCAGCTTTGGCCAATTTCACCGTACTTTGGCCCGACAAAAGTAAGTTAACCCCACCGGCTACAGCGAGCGTCGATTCCCCCAGCAAAAGACTCTGGCAAGCCTGGTGAACTGCGACGAGCGAAGATGAACAAGCTGTGTTTATCGCGACACTTGGACCCTGAAAATTGAACTGAAAAGAAATTCGATTAGCGGCGATCGCTGTATTATCACTAGTCAGATCATGGACACTTGGTTCATCAGTGGCAGCCACTAGCTGACTATAGTGGTTTCCAGACCCGATACCAAGAAAAACACCAGTCTGACTCCCAGCCAAATTCGCAATCACCTGGCCGGCATCTTCTAACGCATTCCACGTCACTTCTAGCAAAAGCCGCTGCTGCGGATCAAGGAGAGTCGCCTCTGCTGGTGTAATCCCAAAAAAGCGTGGGTCAAATTGATCAATCTCCTTGAGGAATCCACCCCAAGTAGACTTAGCGTCTAGTCCAGAACCAAGATTGCTGTAATTAATCCCAATACGATCGGTGGGCGGCTGAGTCACCGCATCCACACCATTCTGCAATAATTTCCAGAATTCATCAGGTGTACTTGCACCTGGAAAGCGACAGCCTATACCAATAATCGCAATTTCAGCTTTACCTATGACCACACCGACCTCTGAGGATTTTCAAAATATGATTCTGGCTTTCGAATGCCTACACCGGGA includes the following:
- a CDS encoding type I polyketide synthase; its protein translation is MVIGKAEIAIIGIGCRFPGASTPDEFWKLLQNGVDAVTQPPTDRIGINYSNLGSGLDAKSTWGGFLKEIDQFDPRFFGITPAEATLLDPQQRLLLEVTWNALEDAGQVIANLAGSQTGVFLGIGSGNHYSQLVAATDEPSVHDLTSDNTAIAANRISFQFNFQGPSVAINTACSSSLVAVHQACQSLLLGESTLAVAGGVNLLLSGQSTVKLAKAGLISSAGRCCSFDANADGYVRGETVGVVILKPLAQAQADGDRIYGVIQGSAVNHNGRGNGLTAPNPQSQKSLLKRAYEQANISPAQVQYIEANGSATSLGDALELKAIGEVVAIDRTPESRCAIGSVKTNIGNAETASGIAGLLKVALALKHQKLPPTLHFQQPNPNLALDQLPIEVPTSLTDWPLTDNAFVAGVSSFGLGGTNAHVVIEGRTAALLESEPLKSEQQTRGRPTIPSQEPALLLLSAKSEASLKYLVQNYFQFLSDCSELRLLDVCYTASVRRSHFAYRLAIVAHSIQDLCDQLSHLLPKPPAEFCHKVSRRRRQNVPQTVDEPDASLVALSPEVLLNNLARQWYEGVEINWSDVYADRQCQFIDVPTYPFDRQSYWVASKEQSDSAAMTPPENTGFSGLNTPYAAPENELQQKIVTLWQTLLRVDSVGIHDHFIELGGTSVIAAQLVIRLWDDLFIELPISSIFEYPTVADQAALIAQRLSEKTLTEQDDMHSLLAEMENLSDDDAQLLLGDHF